The Virgibacillus phasianinus genome includes a window with the following:
- a CDS encoding GNAT family N-acetyltransferase has translation MNITDQFDQQDFNFIKKKVVEYNMEELPDEIKTANEDIAFMLKDDNGEIIGGITANMFWHHIHIEFLWVDKRYRKDGYGSLLLERLEDYAREQKCRLIYLDSFSFQAPGFYQKNDYEIFGKLDDHPKGYALYFLQKQLG, from the coding sequence ATGAATATTACAGATCAATTTGACCAACAGGATTTTAATTTCATCAAGAAAAAAGTAGTTGAGTACAATATGGAAGAATTACCGGATGAAATTAAAACAGCAAATGAAGATATTGCTTTTATGCTGAAGGATGATAACGGAGAAATCATTGGCGGTATCACAGCAAATATGTTTTGGCATCACATACATATTGAATTTTTATGGGTAGATAAACGTTATCGAAAAGATGGGTATGGATCCCTCTTGCTTGAGCGATTGGAAGACTATGCAAGGGAACAAAAGTGCAGATTGATATATTTGGATTCATTTAGTTTTCAGGCACCAGGTTTCTACCAAAAGAATGATTATGAAATCTTTGGTAAGCTTGATGACCATCCAAAAGGATATGCTCTATACTTTTTGCAGAAGCAGCTGGGGTAG
- a CDS encoding M20/M25/M40 family metallo-hydrolase: MYQQIKHLSIEKQIEYVTRQLIAIESINGTAGEVELANTVQRWLQTFPYFEKDPANVWEQYIPNDSIGRKNIFAFLRSPSGSSKTIIYHAHMDTVGVDDFGNMKMHSLNSDALESYFKKYPFNQEVQKDALSGDYLFGRGSVDMQSGLAVHIANLLYFSEHLDELPGNILFMTNSDEESQHKGVTTSISEINRLKKEEGLDYVAAINTDFITPMYKGDPHRYIYTGSAGKLLPSFYIYGRETHVGDTLSGIDPTLISSEINRRINNNLDLTENIDGELILPPSCLYQKDTKTSYNVQTPKSSYLYFNYFIYESTGKEVMDRLEEITNEACLQLAETAAQQYGEFAERSNLPAAVNNQRWNIEVTTLADFILKLEAMGLDPRSKSKQVVTEYRHLDERMLCFKIAEELQQLDPDKKPRVIIFFAPPYLPHNFLNENKEKDKKLLQMIHETIDHASKESNEVFSINKFFPYLADGSFLSLHETDEEISALVDNFPEIETLYPIPFNDIRKLDVPSINMGVYGKDGHKWTERVYKPYSFGVLPTLIRDTTVRLLTAFHDSQIK, translated from the coding sequence ATGTATCAACAAATCAAACATTTATCGATTGAAAAGCAAATTGAATATGTAACACGTCAGTTAATTGCTATCGAAAGTATTAATGGAACAGCAGGAGAAGTCGAACTAGCTAACACTGTCCAAAGATGGCTGCAGACTTTTCCATACTTTGAAAAAGATCCTGCAAATGTTTGGGAGCAATACATTCCAAATGATTCAATTGGCAGGAAAAATATTTTTGCTTTTTTACGTAGTCCATCAGGTTCAAGCAAAACAATTATTTATCATGCACATATGGACACAGTAGGGGTGGACGACTTCGGAAATATGAAAATGCATTCTTTGAACTCAGATGCACTAGAATCCTATTTTAAAAAGTATCCATTTAATCAAGAAGTACAAAAAGATGCGCTTTCTGGTGATTACTTATTTGGCCGTGGTTCTGTCGATATGCAAAGCGGTTTAGCCGTTCACATTGCCAATCTACTCTACTTTTCTGAACATCTTGATGAACTGCCAGGCAACATTTTATTTATGACCAATTCGGATGAAGAAAGTCAGCATAAGGGCGTTACAACGTCCATATCCGAAATCAATCGGTTAAAAAAGGAAGAAGGTCTTGATTATGTCGCAGCAATCAATACTGATTTCATCACACCAATGTACAAGGGCGATCCACACAGATACATATATACAGGATCTGCAGGTAAACTGTTGCCAAGCTTTTATATCTATGGAAGAGAAACGCATGTTGGCGATACCTTATCTGGAATCGACCCAACGCTTATATCATCAGAAATAAATAGACGTATCAATAACAATCTAGACTTAACTGAAAATATTGATGGGGAACTTATTTTACCGCCGTCGTGCTTATATCAAAAAGACACGAAGACTTCATATAATGTACAAACTCCAAAAAGCAGCTATTTATATTTCAACTACTTTATTTATGAGTCTACTGGAAAAGAAGTAATGGACCGGTTGGAGGAAATTACGAATGAAGCTTGTTTACAACTTGCTGAAACAGCTGCACAGCAGTACGGCGAATTTGCGGAGCGGAGTAATTTACCGGCAGCAGTAAATAATCAAAGGTGGAATATTGAAGTCACTACCCTTGCAGATTTTATTTTAAAACTAGAAGCTATGGGCCTTGACCCGAGATCTAAATCGAAACAGGTAGTTACAGAATATCGTCATTTAGATGAAAGAATGCTTTGTTTTAAAATAGCAGAGGAGTTGCAGCAGCTAGATCCTGATAAAAAGCCAAGGGTTATCATTTTCTTTGCTCCCCCGTATTTGCCTCACAACTTTCTAAATGAGAATAAAGAAAAGGATAAAAAATTACTACAGATGATTCACGAAACAATTGATCATGCCAGCAAAGAATCAAATGAGGTATTTTCTATCAATAAATTTTTCCCATATTTAGCTGATGGAAGCTTCCTTTCGCTACATGAAACAGATGAGGAAATCTCGGCGCTCGTTGATAATTTTCCAGAAATCGAAACACTTTATCCGATCCCATTCAATGACATTCGAAAGCTGGATGTTCCTTCCATTAATATGGGGGTTTACGGCAAAGATGGCCATAAGTGGACAGAGCGCGTTTATAAACCATATTCATTTGGGGTTCTTCCAACATTGATAAGAGATACCACCGTTCGATTGTTAACGGCATTTCATGATTCGCAAATCAAATAA